One window from the genome of Salvia miltiorrhiza cultivar Shanhuang (shh) chromosome 7, IMPLAD_Smil_shh, whole genome shotgun sequence encodes:
- the LOC130994945 gene encoding uncharacterized protein LOC130994945 isoform X1, with the protein MLRLWKWYQNCLATHPVKTQVISSGFIWGLGDIAAQAVTHSTAKPQKHDEHKELKINWRRVATTTIFGLGFVGPVGHYWYEALDRVIRVRLKLQPNSFRFVASKVAADGIIFGPVDLLVFFTYMGFSSGKSSAQVKDDVKRDFLPALILEGAIWPAVQVANFRFVPVRNQLLYVNFFCLLDSCFLSWVEQQQDAPWKQWLKSSLSFKEGQGG; encoded by the exons ATGTTGAGATTGTGGAAATGGTACCAGAATTGTTTAGCGACGCATCCAGTTAAAACCCAGGTGATTAGCTCCGGCTTCATTTGGGGGTTGGGCGATATTGCAGCTCAAGCCGTCACTCACTCCACCGCCAAGCCGCAAAAGCAT GATGAACATAAAGAATTAAAGATCAATTGGAGACGAGTAGCCACCACAACCATATTTGGTCTTGGATTTGTTGGTCCCGTTGGCCACTACTG GTATGAAGCGCTGGACCGTGTCATTAGGGTGCGGCTAAAGCTACAGCCAAATTCCTTCCGTTTTGTCGCTTCAAAAGTAGCAGCTGATGGTATAATCTTTGGGCCCGTGGATTTACTCGTGTTCTTCACTTACATGGGCTTTTCCTCGGGTAAAAGTTCTGCTCAGGTTAAGGACGATGTCAAGAGAGACTTTCTCCCGGCCCTAATTTTGGAGGGTGCCATATGGCCAGCTGTTCAGGTTGCCAACTTCCGATTTGTCCCTGTTCGCAATCAACTTCTTTACGTCAACTTCTTCTGTTTGCTGGATAGCTGCTTTCTTTCGTGGGTTGAACAACAACAAGACGCGCCTTGGAAGCAATGGTTGAAATCTAGTCTCTCTTTCAAGGAAGGTCAAGGCGGGtga
- the LOC130994814 gene encoding beta-adaptin-like protein A translates to MAPPAQSHRSPSPSQPSGKGEVSDLKTQLRQLAGSRAPGTDDTKRELFKKVISYMTIGIDVSSVFSEMVMCSATSDIVLKKMCYLYVGNYAKHNPDLALLTINFLQRDCKDEDPMIRGLALRSLCSLGVANLVEYLVGPLSNGLKDGNSYVRMVAAVGVLKLYHLSASTCLDADFPPLLKQLMLKDKDAQVVANCLTSLQEIWSLEASTSEEAARERETLLSKPVVYYFLNRMKEFSEWAQCIVLELVSKYVPMDSEEIFDIMNLLEDRLHHANGAVVLATIKVFLHMTLSMTDVHQQVYERIKAPLLTLVSSGSPEQSYAVLSHLHLLVMRAPYIFSSDYKHFYCQYNEPFYVKKLKLEMLTAVANESNTYEIVTELCEYVANVDIPMARESIRAVGKIALQQYDVNAIVDRLLQFLEMEKEHVTAETLVLVKDLLRKYPQWSHDCIAVVGNISSKNVQEPKAKAALIWMLGEYAQDMQDSPYILEGLVENWDEEDSAEVRLHLLTAVMKCFLRRAPETQKALGDALAAGAADFHQDVHDRALLYYRLLKYDVSVAERIVNPPKQAVSVFADTQSSEMKDRIFDEFNSLSVVYQKPSYMFTDKEHRGPFAFSEELGNLSIGAEPSDVVVAAQGVEANDKDLLLGISEKEESHGYGNNGSAYSAPSYSASTTAGASQGHFDLVSIDQPSSVHPPASFAIDDLLGLGMPAAPTAAPSALLLNTKAAIDANAFQQKWRQLPVSLSQETSIDPIGVAGMMNPQALPQHMQGHSINCIASGGQAPNFKFFFFAQKAEGSSAYLVECIINSSSCKVQLKIKAEDQTTSQAFSELFQSALSKFGST, encoded by the exons ATGGCACCTCCAGCTCAATCTCATCGATCCCCTTCTCCTTCTCAGCCCTCTGG GAAAGGAGAGGTTTCTGATCTTAAAACGCAGCTACGGCAGCTGGCAGGTAGCCGAGCTCCTGGAACTGATGATACAAAGAGGGAGTTGTTCAAGAAGGTTATATCTTACATGACTATTGGGATTGATGTATCTTCGGTTTTTAGTGAAATGGTGATGTGTTCGGCTACCTCAGACATCGTGCTAAAGAAGATGTGTTATCTGTATGTTGGGAACTATGCAAAACACAATCCGGATCTTGCGCTTTTGACTATTAACTTTCTTCAAAGAGACTGCAAGGATGAGGACCCAATGATTCGGGGTTTGGCTTTGAGGAGTTTGTGTTCACTTGGTGTGGCGAATTTGGTGGAGTACTTGGTGGGGCCATTAAGTAATGGGTTAAAAGATGGGAATAGCTATGTGAGGATGGTTGCAGCTGTCGGAGTGCTCAAGCTGTATCATCTATCGGCTTCAACATGCTTGGATGCTGATTTTCCACCATTGTTGAAGCAGTTAATGCTCAAAGACAAAGATGCGCAG GTTGTTGCAAACTGTTTAACTTCTCTGCAAGAGATCTGGAGTCTCGAAGCAAGTACGTCTGAGGAAGCAGCAAGGGAGAGAGAAACGTTGCTTAGCAAGCCAGTTGTATATTACTTTTTAAATAG GATGAAAGAATTCAGTGAATGGGCACAGTGTATTGTCTTAGAGTTGGTTTCCAAGTATGTTCCTATGGATAGTGAGGAGATCTTTGACATAATGAATCTTCTTGAAGATAGACTACATCATGCAAACGGTGCAGTTGTGTTGGCCACTATTAAGGTTTTTTTACATATGACGCTGTCCATGACTGATGTTCACCAACAG GTCTATGAGCGAATTAAAGCTCCTCTGCTCACTCTGGTAAGCTCAGGAAGTCCCGAGCAATCATATGCAGTTCTTAGCCACCTTCATTTACTTGTGATGCGTGCCCCATACATTTTCTCTTCAGACTACAAGCACTTCTACTGCCAGTATAATGAGCCATTTTATGTCAAAAAGTTGAAGCTTGAGATGTTGACTGCTGTGGCAAATGAGAGCAATACATATGAGATAG TGACTGAGCTTTGTGAATATGTTGCCAATGTTGATATTCCAATGGCAAGGGAATCGATTCGAGCTGTTGGTAAAATTGCTTTGCAACAATATGATGTGAATGCTATAGTTGATCGACTGCTTCAATTCTTGGAAATGGAAAAAGAGCATGTAACTGCTGAAACTCTT GTTCTTGTGAAAGATCTTCTCAGAAAATATCCTCAGTGGAGCCATGACTGCATAGCAGTTGTTGGGAATATCAGTAGCAAAAATGTTCAGGAACCAAAAGCCAAGGCTGCTCTCATTTGGATGCTCGGAGAATATGCTCAAGATATGCAAGATAGTCCTTATATTTTGGAGGGCCTTGTTGAGAACTGGGATGAGGAGGACTCTGCTGAG GTCCGTTTACATCTTCTTACAGCAGTAATGAAGTGCTTCTTGAGAAGAGCACCCGAGACTCAAAAGGCACTAGGGGATGCTCTAGCAGCTGGCGCTGCTGATTTTCATCAG GATGTTCACGATCGAGCCCTATTATACTATAGGCTTCTAAAGTATGATGTTTCTGTCGCTGAACGCATTGTAAATCCTCCAAAGCAAGCCGTTTCAGTGTTTGCAGATACACAAAGTAGTGAGATGAAAGATCGCATCTTCGATGAATTCAACAGTCTCTCTGTGGTGTACCAAAAG CCATCCTACATGTTCACTGACAAGGAACACAGAGGTCCATTCGCTTTCTCAGAGGAACTTGGTAATTTATCTATCGGCGCCGAACCTTCGGATGTTGTGGTTGCGGCTCAGGGAGTCGAGGCAAATGACAAGGACTTGTTATTGGGTATTTCTGAGAAGGAAGAGAGTCATGGCTATGGAAACAATGGTTCAGCATATAGCGCCCCTTCTTACAGTGCCTCTACAACAGCTGGTGCTTCTCAGGGCCACTTTGACCTCGTGTCAATAGACCAACCATCTTCAGTACATCCACCTGCTAGCTTTGCAATTGATGATCTACTCGGTCTTGGAATGCCAGCCGCACCCACTGCTGCTCCTTCTGCATTGCTGCTTAACACCAAAGCTGCCATAGACGCGAATGCTTTTCAGCAGAAATGGCGCCAACTACCAGTATCTTTATCCCAG GAAACCTCTATAGATCCAATAGGAGTGGCGGGAATGATGAATCCTCAGGCTCTCCCTCAGCATATGCAAGGCCACTCCATCAACTGCATAGCATCAGGTGGTCAGGCCCCGAATTTCAAGTTCTTTTTCTTCGCGCAGAAGGCAGAGGGTTCGTCTGCATATCTTGTGGAGTGTATCATCAACTCATCGTCGTGTAAAGTGCAGCTAAAGATCAAAGCCGAGGACCAGACTACATCGCAGGCATTCTCCGAGTTGTTCCAGTCTGCGCTGTCCAAATTTGGTTCCACCTAG
- the LOC130994945 gene encoding uncharacterized protein LOC130994945 isoform X2 encodes MLLFDSISMIVKQWGISIWRFFPHHLDEHKELKINWRRVATTTIFGLGFVGPVGHYWYEALDRVIRVRLKLQPNSFRFVASKVAADGIIFGPVDLLVFFTYMGFSSGKSSAQVKDDVKRDFLPALILEGAIWPAVQVANFRFVPVRNQLLYVNFFCLLDSCFLSWVEQQQDAPWKQWLKSSLSFKEGQGG; translated from the exons ATGCTATTGTTTGACAGCATATCTATGATAGTGAAGCAATGGGGTATCTCTATTTGGAGGTTTTTCCCTCATCATCTG GATGAACATAAAGAATTAAAGATCAATTGGAGACGAGTAGCCACCACAACCATATTTGGTCTTGGATTTGTTGGTCCCGTTGGCCACTACTG GTATGAAGCGCTGGACCGTGTCATTAGGGTGCGGCTAAAGCTACAGCCAAATTCCTTCCGTTTTGTCGCTTCAAAAGTAGCAGCTGATGGTATAATCTTTGGGCCCGTGGATTTACTCGTGTTCTTCACTTACATGGGCTTTTCCTCGGGTAAAAGTTCTGCTCAGGTTAAGGACGATGTCAAGAGAGACTTTCTCCCGGCCCTAATTTTGGAGGGTGCCATATGGCCAGCTGTTCAGGTTGCCAACTTCCGATTTGTCCCTGTTCGCAATCAACTTCTTTACGTCAACTTCTTCTGTTTGCTGGATAGCTGCTTTCTTTCGTGGGTTGAACAACAACAAGACGCGCCTTGGAAGCAATGGTTGAAATCTAGTCTCTCTTTCAAGGAAGGTCAAGGCGGGtga